One window from the genome of Leptospira johnsonii encodes:
- a CDS encoding LamG domain-containing protein translates to MRKLIYLVLISYLSLNCGTYLLLQNQEPDDQSAFQNFVKLTLLDSSVGLVHYWPLDGDTRDIIGGLDLTAVNGTPSLTADRFGFPGKAYYYDGTGGHHQSAAQGPLFMDGTVSSYTVSAWVKGKFPPGNNGSEFIFVSQGAGLGLQLYAFAPGSCSGRLRAFTNNGGSGDVDVGTTCGQYPEDIWYHMVYTWDIQTLTASLYVNNVLASSGTFGSNRPWATNSFFQLGQSDLSSQLFVGSVDEVRVYNRAIFPVSSL, encoded by the coding sequence ATGCGAAAGCTCATATACCTAGTTCTGATCTCATATCTTTCCCTAAATTGTGGAACCTATCTTCTTCTGCAAAATCAAGAACCTGATGACCAATCGGCATTTCAAAATTTCGTAAAGCTCACATTACTCGATTCTTCCGTCGGACTAGTCCATTATTGGCCCTTGGATGGAGATACTCGCGATATAATCGGCGGATTGGATCTAACTGCGGTAAACGGGACTCCAAGTTTGACGGCGGATCGATTCGGATTTCCTGGAAAAGCATATTACTATGATGGAACTGGAGGCCATCACCAATCAGCAGCCCAGGGGCCCTTGTTTATGGACGGGACCGTTTCTTCGTATACTGTTAGCGCTTGGGTAAAGGGAAAATTTCCTCCGGGAAATAACGGAAGTGAATTTATCTTCGTAAGCCAGGGAGCCGGACTAGGTCTTCAATTATACGCGTTCGCACCTGGTTCTTGTAGTGGCAGACTCAGGGCATTCACGAACAATGGAGGTTCGGGAGATGTGGACGTCGGCACTACTTGCGGTCAGTATCCGGAAGATATATGGTATCATATGGTCTACACTTGGGACATTCAAACATTAACCGCTTCTTTATATGTGAATAATGTTTTGGCTTCTTCCGGAACTTTCGGATCGAATCGACCTTGGGCCACAAATAGCTTTTTCCAATTGGGCCAATCTGACCTTTCTTCTCAACTTTTTGTAGGGAGCGTAGACGAAGTTAGAGTCTATAATCGGGCGATCTTTCCGGTTTCGAGTTTATGA
- a CDS encoding YheT family hydrolase, whose translation MLSFFPFVYLVLFLTLTFLLYYFLEVVEEPVLQFSEGEFVKRIIENCPRLTRKYFPTFWCFNNHLMLALLLFREHRSKFFHYDKLEHLRMKDGGFTGLAWSNIKEKKKTDSDPIAIVFHTISGDEQDVKSIVKAIRAQLKWASVVCIRRGHGNLPLSKPQINTMGSTSDLKEQLSYIKKKFPKSPLFGVGISAGSGLLARYLGESGTKSLLDAAVAISPAYDIEKAFHRVHPVYSKIMGQRLINYFLKRHYETLSSVRGFQEVLESKTLGEFQDRLHRLSGFDDKEEYYRYSNPALVMKNIRTPIMILNAKDDPICVNQNVLENLHWLENLPNSIHVYTKRGSHIAYYEGWKAISWSDHLVCEYFKAVQDQLPKNKKKPKKKTAKKR comes from the coding sequence ATGCTCTCGTTCTTCCCCTTTGTTTATCTTGTTTTATTTCTCACTCTCACATTTCTATTATATTATTTTTTGGAAGTGGTAGAGGAACCTGTTCTTCAGTTCAGTGAAGGCGAGTTTGTAAAGAGAATAATTGAAAATTGTCCCCGTTTAACTAGGAAATATTTTCCTACATTCTGGTGTTTTAATAATCATCTAATGCTGGCTCTCTTACTTTTTAGAGAACATCGTTCCAAATTTTTTCATTACGATAAGCTGGAACATCTTAGAATGAAAGACGGTGGCTTCACTGGACTTGCCTGGTCCAATATTAAAGAAAAGAAAAAAACAGATTCCGATCCAATCGCGATTGTCTTTCATACAATCAGTGGGGACGAGCAAGATGTTAAGTCTATTGTGAAAGCAATCAGGGCTCAGTTGAAATGGGCATCCGTGGTTTGTATTAGGAGAGGACATGGGAATCTTCCTCTTTCTAAGCCGCAAATAAACACGATGGGGTCCACTTCGGATCTAAAAGAACAGCTCTCCTACATTAAGAAAAAATTTCCGAAGAGTCCTTTGTTTGGAGTGGGGATCTCCGCCGGTTCCGGGCTGCTTGCTCGATACCTGGGAGAATCCGGGACTAAAAGTTTATTGGATGCTGCAGTTGCAATTTCACCCGCATACGATATTGAGAAAGCATTTCATAGAGTTCATCCGGTTTATAGTAAGATCATGGGGCAAAGACTGATTAATTATTTTTTAAAACGTCACTATGAAACCTTATCTTCTGTAAGAGGATTTCAGGAAGTGCTGGAATCCAAAACCTTGGGTGAATTCCAGGATCGTTTGCACAGACTCTCCGGTTTTGACGATAAGGAAGAATATTACCGGTATTCGAATCCTGCATTGGTAATGAAAAATATCCGAACTCCGATTATGATCTTGAATGCAAAGGATGATCCCATCTGTGTAAACCAGAACGTTTTAGAAAATTTGCATTGGTTAGAAAACCTTCCTAATTCGATCCATGTTTATACAAAAAGAGGAAGCCATATTGCATATTATGAAGGATGGAAAGCGATATCTTGGTCGGATCATCTTGTCTGCGAATATTTTAAAGCTGTCCAAGACCAATTGCCTAAAAATAAAAAGAAGCCAAAAAAGAAGACCGCGAAAAAGCGTTAG
- a CDS encoding TIGR04452 family lipoprotein — translation MRKLLFVGMVSLLSFANCAVADSLGLSDSVKGSEARSQIKAAAMTSDILYYGSADPANAAMITALDLFMTDLFLKIDDSKYYKKTDVDKCVKDVQVIGLLVLDPSQTVATSENCTGLKANGEII, via the coding sequence ATGAGAAAATTATTGTTTGTTGGGATGGTTTCCCTTTTGTCTTTCGCCAATTGTGCGGTAGCAGATTCACTTGGTCTGTCGGATAGTGTAAAAGGTTCCGAAGCTAGGTCTCAAATCAAAGCTGCTGCGATGACTTCTGATATATTATATTATGGATCTGCGGATCCTGCTAATGCTGCAATGATTACTGCTCTTGACCTATTTATGACCGATTTGTTCTTAAAAATCGATGATAGTAAATATTACAAGAAAACCGACGTGGACAAATGTGTGAAAGACGTTCAGGTCATTGGGCTTTTAGTTTTAGACCCGAGCCAAACCGTTGCTACGAGCGAGAATTGCACCGGCTTAAAAGCAAACGGGGAAATTATCTAA
- a CDS encoding MAPEG family protein, whose amino-acid sequence MFSSLFPLIAFTAWTILLVLIVVSFRTVQVLAGTKKSNEFPAWIQHGSDLYWRIHRAHLNCVEGLPVFGVLVLTFILSGYQNDTFDLLAWIVFGARILQTGAHLSGGGVWNVNVRFTGFIIQYICFTAMLVILVRSIL is encoded by the coding sequence ATGTTTAGTTCTCTATTTCCATTAATCGCTTTTACCGCCTGGACCATTCTGCTCGTACTCATAGTAGTATCTTTTCGAACAGTTCAGGTATTGGCAGGCACTAAAAAGTCCAACGAGTTCCCTGCTTGGATACAACACGGTTCTGATCTGTATTGGAGGATCCATCGAGCTCACTTGAACTGCGTGGAAGGGCTTCCCGTTTTCGGAGTTTTAGTTTTGACTTTTATACTTTCAGGATATCAAAACGACACTTTTGATCTGCTCGCTTGGATCGTATTTGGAGCAAGAATCCTGCAAACAGGAGCTCATTTAAGTGGAGGAGGAGTTTGGAACGTGAACGTAAGATTTACTGGATTTATAATCCAATATATTTGTTTCACTGCAATGTTAGTGATATTAGTGCGTTCTATTCTTTAA
- a CDS encoding imelysin family protein: protein MRSILSNSLFRKTLYFILVSSLVSCGGGGKDPLLLLAAGPGSSAFLEHTGKFVIIPSLEQLTTDTAALEAAAVTYTTSGNTNVTNLAALQAAWDQVRVSLKKVEPYYFGPATNPTEYYTKMDGFIKSGARPSSNLVNQILTSSVTVCTATNTTLNKTNLSACPPKYKGIESLEILLFDSDLSRTTIDSNASINTSNQGNARRTDYILALAQVINQDALDLYNKWLPTGGNFLNEYTTGTGIQFRSQGEAFDTYIQSLGNLVNQIQDNKLGNAACLSVSCSGAGKRQEPDPVFLEAIYSRVAYKDLRDNLLGIEFAYLGDPADPKISSMSKLVRAQNSSLDDDIQAEITNFKNMIDAKISGSADLYAEIDADGTTMNGTSVTTNVKPIWDQAKILKNLMTIDAFSVLGVPNLPSSNDGD from the coding sequence ATGAGATCCATATTATCTAATTCTTTATTTAGAAAAACATTATACTTTATTTTGGTATCTTCCCTTGTTTCCTGCGGAGGTGGAGGCAAAGATCCTTTGCTCTTATTGGCGGCCGGCCCGGGAAGTTCAGCATTTTTAGAACATACCGGTAAATTCGTGATCATTCCAAGTTTGGAACAATTGACTACGGATACTGCAGCATTAGAAGCAGCGGCAGTTACTTATACTACTTCCGGAAACACGAATGTGACGAATCTTGCAGCCCTGCAAGCTGCTTGGGACCAAGTGAGAGTTTCCTTAAAGAAAGTGGAGCCCTACTATTTCGGACCGGCTACAAATCCAACTGAGTATTACACTAAGATGGATGGATTTATCAAATCCGGAGCGAGACCAAGTAGCAACTTGGTGAATCAGATCCTAACAAGCTCCGTAACCGTTTGTACAGCGACGAATACAACACTTAACAAAACAAATCTTTCGGCTTGCCCTCCCAAATACAAAGGAATTGAGTCTCTGGAAATCCTGCTTTTCGATTCCGATTTAAGCAGAACAACAATAGATTCAAACGCCAGTATTAATACCTCAAATCAAGGGAATGCAAGAAGAACCGATTATATTCTGGCACTCGCCCAGGTGATCAATCAGGATGCATTAGATTTATATAATAAATGGCTTCCTACAGGTGGCAACTTCCTAAATGAATATACCACCGGAACTGGGATCCAATTCCGTTCCCAAGGAGAGGCTTTCGATACTTATATCCAATCTCTTGGAAATTTAGTGAACCAGATCCAGGATAATAAATTAGGAAACGCCGCTTGTTTAAGTGTTTCTTGTTCCGGAGCAGGAAAAAGACAAGAGCCGGATCCTGTCTTCTTGGAAGCGATCTACTCTAGAGTAGCTTATAAGGATCTAAGAGATAATTTATTAGGGATCGAATTCGCATATTTAGGAGATCCTGCAGATCCAAAAATCAGTTCAATGTCCAAATTAGTCAGAGCCCAGAATTCATCCTTGGATGACGATATACAAGCTGAGATCACAAACTTTAAAAATATGATCGATGCTAAGATCAGCGGCAGCGCGGATCTGTATGCTGAGATCGACGCAGATGGTACCACAATGAACGGGACAAGCGTTACTACGAACGTAAAACCGATCTGGGATCAGGCAAAGATCTTAAAGAATCTGATGACGATCGACGCGTTCTCGGTCTTAGGAGTTCCAAATCTTCCTTCTTCCAACGACGGAGACTGA
- a CDS encoding acyltransferase family protein, with protein sequence MIYGGLLKENENTSKINLKIFYVKRVLRIMPAYYLCILISYFQTQGSYKFFDKISNPSAADIANHERLGRVLSNSWGDFFYISNYFRDRLFEFGWSLSIEEQFYLVIPPLSLFLLFKVTANARRSILVILFILPLIFRIVYYFWGIHRLSIEVHTETRFDFLILGMLIAELTYWKPQFFKNSNIKTDLLFSFCIIVSLFFAFQQRRSQVNLIFVFTLFQLGFGSLLMATLIEGSFWNKIFGLFIFRPIARVSYTMYLWHGGLSGTILFLFYGQNNPELKNLGTFLLIGLFTSVSVFLLCIPIFYVIERPFLILKDLLVRRIKVSSDL encoded by the coding sequence TTGATTTACGGAGGTCTTTTAAAAGAAAACGAAAACACTTCCAAGATAAACTTAAAAATTTTCTATGTGAAAAGAGTCTTAAGGATCATGCCCGCATACTATCTTTGCATCCTAATCAGCTATTTTCAGACTCAGGGATCATATAAATTTTTTGATAAAATATCTAACCCTAGTGCGGCTGATATCGCCAACCATGAAAGATTAGGAAGAGTTTTATCCAATTCCTGGGGAGATTTTTTTTATATCTCCAATTATTTTAGAGACAGGTTATTCGAATTCGGATGGTCCCTATCTATCGAAGAGCAGTTTTATTTAGTCATCCCTCCGCTCAGTCTCTTTCTATTGTTTAAAGTCACAGCAAACGCAAGGCGGAGCATCCTAGTAATTTTATTTATTCTTCCTCTGATTTTTCGGATCGTTTATTATTTCTGGGGAATCCATAGGCTTTCCATTGAAGTTCATACAGAAACTCGTTTTGATTTTTTGATTTTAGGAATGCTGATCGCGGAACTTACATATTGGAAACCTCAATTTTTCAAGAACAGTAATATAAAGACCGACCTTCTATTCAGTTTTTGTATAATTGTCTCCTTGTTCTTCGCGTTCCAGCAGAGAAGAAGTCAAGTGAATTTAATTTTCGTCTTTACCCTATTTCAATTGGGGTTTGGATCTTTGCTTATGGCTACTTTAATCGAAGGTAGCTTTTGGAATAAAATTTTCGGGCTTTTTATTTTTAGACCAATCGCTCGAGTTAGTTACACAATGTATCTATGGCACGGAGGCTTATCAGGTACGATATTATTTTTATTCTATGGTCAGAATAATCCAGAATTAAAAAATTTGGGGACTTTCCTGTTAATTGGATTATTCACTTCAGTTTCAGTATTCTTACTCTGTATTCCCATCTTTTATGTTATCGAAAGACCATTTTTGATTTTAAAAGATCTCCTTGTTCGTAGGATCAAAGTAAGTAGTGATCTATAA
- a CDS encoding phosphate signaling complex PhoU family protein has product MASKFDYLRKNLYAMAELCLEQILILDDAIEQENPDLAKQVIERDDLIDSLEKQNDNLSQNAILEAVANRNLLGMDQIDGEVVLKRDPLRFALSSIRINRSLERMGDQIVNCATCYRRGLLPKGFFRQEEILDKMLSRVVTLVGMAVESLVEEKNRFYGSVHTVEEELNNLCHAAFLKFVLDPRLDKNQFADLYRIILGIERAGDYAVNIAEELVRLNTGMDIRHLSDPVQVTEKTKAS; this is encoded by the coding sequence ATGGCTTCCAAGTTCGATTATCTCCGTAAAAATCTATACGCAATGGCGGAGCTTTGTTTGGAACAAATCCTGATCTTGGACGACGCAATTGAACAGGAAAATCCGGACCTTGCCAAACAAGTGATCGAAAGAGACGATCTGATCGATAGTTTGGAAAAACAAAACGATAACCTCTCCCAAAACGCAATCTTAGAAGCGGTCGCAAACCGTAACCTTCTCGGGATGGACCAAATTGATGGAGAAGTTGTGCTTAAAAGAGATCCGTTGCGATTTGCACTTTCTTCTATTCGTATCAACAGAAGTTTAGAAAGAATGGGTGACCAGATCGTAAACTGCGCCACTTGCTACAGAAGAGGACTTCTTCCCAAAGGATTTTTCAGACAGGAAGAAATTTTAGATAAAATGCTCTCCAGAGTAGTCACTCTTGTGGGAATGGCTGTAGAATCCTTAGTCGAAGAAAAAAACAGATTCTACGGTTCAGTTCATACTGTGGAAGAAGAACTGAACAATCTATGTCATGCTGCCTTCTTGAAATTCGTATTGGATCCAAGATTGGATAAAAACCAATTTGCCGATCTTTACAGGATAATTTTAGGAATAGAAAGAGCGGGAGACTATGCAGTAAATATCGCAGAAGAATTAGTGCGATTGAACACAGGCATGGACATTCGCCATCTTTCCGATCCGGTCCAGGTCACTGAAAAAACAAAAGCTTCCTGA
- a CDS encoding DUF1554 domain-containing protein, with amino-acid sequence MCIRWISLFFAICFSAFQIGCAIKSENSGDPSTKEYYENAIINCLISGCDKEIIITGGNTLPEGGSLLLSVSLVHEPDSSSVVYNFSTSNPAIASISPAMMTFTPSDYNIPQTLTITGMSDDSDSTDNSVVISILTPDSETIPYPILQKDNDKFLFATAVSYAGNFGSGGFADFVCQNEANTLFSSGLPSGTYKTFAVAGTWRRAMPSKIDWVLKSNKEYIDFAGGTFVKAFSTDANALFGFGSGSGISATAAGYWTGLQTDWSTANTCQGWTSSSASDQGNFANSLDASTGGISTGTPDFCNVTKSLVCVQQ; translated from the coding sequence ATGTGTATCCGGTGGATTTCTTTATTCTTTGCGATCTGCTTTTCGGCTTTTCAGATAGGCTGTGCGATCAAATCCGAGAATTCCGGAGATCCAAGCACGAAAGAATATTATGAAAATGCGATTATCAACTGTCTGATTAGCGGATGTGACAAGGAGATTATTATTACAGGCGGAAATACGCTTCCGGAAGGTGGAAGTTTACTCTTGTCCGTCTCTTTAGTCCATGAACCGGATTCTTCTTCCGTGGTTTATAATTTTTCCACAAGCAATCCTGCAATCGCTTCTATTTCACCTGCAATGATGACTTTTACTCCTTCGGATTATAATATTCCTCAGACTTTGACTATAACAGGTATGTCCGACGATTCGGATTCCACAGATAATTCCGTAGTCATTTCTATTCTTACTCCAGATTCCGAAACAATCCCTTATCCAATATTACAAAAAGATAATGATAAATTTTTGTTTGCTACCGCCGTTTCGTATGCTGGAAATTTCGGATCCGGCGGATTTGCGGATTTTGTTTGTCAAAATGAGGCGAATACTTTATTTTCCAGCGGGCTCCCTTCCGGTACCTACAAAACTTTTGCGGTGGCAGGAACCTGGAGAAGGGCTATGCCTTCTAAGATAGATTGGGTCTTGAAATCAAACAAAGAATATATAGATTTTGCCGGCGGGACATTTGTAAAAGCGTTCTCTACAGACGCGAATGCATTATTCGGCTTCGGTTCTGGAAGTGGGATTAGCGCAACTGCGGCAGGATACTGGACCGGTTTACAAACGGATTGGTCTACTGCAAATACATGCCAAGGCTGGACTTCGAGTTCCGCTTCGGACCAAGGGAATTTCGCAAACTCTCTGGATGCAAGTACTGGAGGAATTTCTACAGGAACTCCGGACTTTTGTAATGTAACAAAGTCTCTGGTCTGCGTTCAGCAATAA
- a CDS encoding alpha/beta hydrolase — MYDIPLVQIGPVKAACIQGDPQGAYVIFLHGYGANAFDLLPLYSYMDVPEGTNFIFPDGILEVPIMPGYNGKAWFPIDMEALQRAMVAGGSRELFERYPAGLAEAKQKIEEMIQTLNVPMDRIILGGFSQGSMLATEITLKAEKKPKGLVILSGTLLDETNWTQYAKQTPGYKFFQSHGRMDPVLGYPAAKRLETVLKEAGWIGELLAFPGGHEIPEIVLNGMNRYLRELFE; from the coding sequence ATGTATGATATCCCACTCGTCCAAATAGGGCCCGTCAAAGCAGCTTGCATCCAAGGCGATCCTCAAGGTGCCTATGTCATTTTTCTGCATGGATACGGTGCGAACGCATTCGATCTTCTTCCTTTATATTCTTATATGGACGTTCCAGAAGGAACGAATTTCATTTTTCCGGATGGGATTTTAGAAGTTCCGATTATGCCGGGTTATAACGGTAAGGCTTGGTTCCCGATCGATATGGAGGCCTTACAAAGAGCAATGGTTGCAGGAGGTTCTAGGGAACTTTTTGAACGTTATCCTGCAGGTTTGGCCGAGGCAAAACAAAAGATAGAAGAGATGATTCAGACCTTAAACGTTCCAATGGATCGGATTATATTGGGAGGTTTCTCTCAAGGATCAATGCTTGCGACTGAGATTACTCTTAAAGCGGAGAAAAAACCCAAAGGTCTTGTCATTCTGTCTGGAACTTTACTAGATGAGACTAATTGGACCCAGTATGCGAAACAAACTCCGGGCTATAAATTTTTTCAAAGTCATGGTAGAATGGACCCTGTGCTTGGTTATCCTGCCGCAAAAAGATTGGAAACCGTTTTAAAAGAGGCTGGCTGGATAGGTGAGTTGCTGGCATTTCCGGGTGGACATGAAATCCCGGAGATAGTATTAAACGGTATGAACCGCTATTTGCGAGAATTGTTCGAATGA
- a CDS encoding di-heme oxidoredictase family protein, with translation MNCDKNLNIGSGTANPEPNPSRRRWTRTIPILVCILLNFLYCGGKEGTDPLGIAAIIASQTGIAPDPGEAFSGGYGTRFISNPTSFDTPVVNMSSDGIQFNTGNNFFNRAWVAEGNSASAGLGPTFNTSSCQNCHAGDGRGAPPDSGTLFNSVGILIRLSKVGVSDPTTGGPVGLDSFGLQLNHKGIGCVTPLAYDSNFDCTGSTGPNFTPPEGNASVSYTGATVVRNYTSGGTVTLNTPVYSFSWNVNFGGAPSSFNFSPRTAPMIPGLGLLEAIPESTILGWADPTDSDSDGVSGKVNMVWDAKNHKKVLGRFGWKANEPSLFQQNQGAFLGDIGITSPLFSTDNCPSTQTQCLAAASGTADPEITASIAESVNFYTKLVAVPARRNLSDPDVIDGKVLFSSIKCDACHKPLVLTGNVPGLPELSYQYIKPYTDLLLHDMGPELADGRPDFDADGQEWRTPPLWGLGLIQEVNGHLKLMHDGRANGIEEAILWHGGEADTARTGFQNLSLTDRQKLIKFLESL, from the coding sequence ATGAACTGTGATAAAAATTTAAATATCGGTTCCGGAACCGCAAATCCGGAACCGAACCCATCTCGGAGACGTTGGACCAGAACGATCCCGATCTTAGTATGTATTCTTCTTAACTTTTTGTACTGCGGCGGAAAAGAAGGAACAGATCCCCTCGGAATCGCTGCAATCATCGCAAGTCAAACAGGCATAGCGCCGGATCCGGGAGAGGCTTTTTCTGGTGGATACGGCACCCGATTTATTTCCAATCCAACTTCTTTCGATACTCCTGTAGTAAACATGAGTTCTGATGGAATTCAATTCAATACCGGAAATAACTTTTTCAATAGAGCTTGGGTGGCAGAAGGTAACAGCGCCTCCGCCGGTTTAGGACCGACTTTTAATACGAGTTCTTGCCAGAATTGCCATGCAGGAGATGGAAGAGGAGCTCCTCCCGATAGCGGAACTTTATTTAATTCTGTTGGGATTTTGATACGGCTTTCAAAGGTAGGAGTTTCCGATCCGACTACAGGTGGACCTGTAGGTTTGGATTCTTTCGGACTACAATTGAATCATAAAGGGATAGGTTGTGTTACACCACTCGCTTATGATTCCAATTTTGATTGTACAGGCTCCACCGGCCCGAACTTCACCCCACCTGAAGGTAACGCATCAGTATCTTATACAGGTGCAACTGTCGTAAGAAATTACACATCAGGCGGAACAGTAACCCTAAACACTCCAGTGTATTCTTTCAGCTGGAATGTGAATTTCGGAGGAGCACCTTCTTCCTTTAACTTTTCTCCCAGAACTGCTCCTATGATCCCTGGTTTAGGTCTATTAGAAGCTATTCCTGAATCAACTATCCTAGGCTGGGCGGATCCAACCGATTCGGACTCGGATGGAGTATCAGGAAAAGTGAATATGGTTTGGGACGCCAAAAATCATAAGAAGGTTTTGGGACGTTTCGGTTGGAAGGCGAACGAGCCAAGTTTATTCCAACAGAACCAAGGAGCTTTTTTAGGAGATATCGGGATCACAAGTCCTTTATTCTCAACTGATAATTGTCCAAGCACTCAAACCCAATGTTTGGCGGCGGCTTCCGGAACCGCAGATCCAGAGATTACTGCATCCATTGCTGAGTCGGTGAATTTTTACACCAAGTTGGTCGCTGTTCCTGCGAGAAGAAATTTATCCGATCCGGATGTAATCGACGGAAAGGTATTATTCTCTTCTATCAAATGTGATGCATGCCATAAACCTCTGGTCCTCACGGGAAATGTTCCAGGTCTTCCGGAACTTTCTTACCAATACATCAAACCTTATACGGATCTACTCTTGCATGATATGGGTCCTGAACTTGCCGACGGAAGGCCGGATTTTGATGCGGACGGACAAGAATGGAGAACCCCTCCACTTTGGGGACTTGGTTTGATACAAGAAGTAAACGGACATTTAAAACTCATGCATGACGGAAGAGCCAATGGAATAGAAGAAGCGATCCTTTGGCATGGAGGAGAGGCCGACACCGCAAGGACGGGTTTCCAAAATTTATCTTTAACGGACAGGCAAAAGCTGATCAAATTTTTGGAATCTTTGTAG
- a CDS encoding imelysin family protein, with product MRNIHTKIFSILFSMTLFSSLISCAGPGSDNSAAAALLGLDIPASATKPQFLNRYAALAFESYTQAELDASNLSAAVDTFDSNTNPSASDLTNLRNLWVKARASYLITEGFRFSNGPIDNDTVLQCDGTECEGLLNAWPLDEDAVDNYIANGGNSVTSFASILAKIGDTSLGGEADPQADKIVMTGYHPIEYLLWGKDTSNTTAGVRPASDFADATTNGARRRHYLKTITNRLAVHLGLIKDQWDPAQTGNFRETFLDSANVNTSVGNIFQGLGSFMAGEWGGERLTGVIGETQEEEHSCFSDTTKADFYYDAQGVLNIWTGNYSIQKGVNISSGPGLSALLSFKQQGAIQSEIESSRNLFCINLSDTESADPNFTSSCASGSLTHRFDQAISSADSQHGILVNVQRLIGSTLNRDFVAAAAAIGFSVAP from the coding sequence ATGCGGAACATCCACACGAAAATATTTTCTATTCTGTTCAGTATGACCCTGTTCAGTTCCCTGATTTCTTGTGCGGGCCCAGGCAGTGATAATTCAGCCGCAGCAGCACTTTTAGGTTTGGATATTCCCGCCAGCGCAACTAAGCCTCAATTTTTAAATCGATATGCTGCACTTGCTTTCGAATCCTATACCCAAGCGGAATTGGACGCTTCAAACTTATCAGCAGCAGTTGATACTTTTGATTCTAACACGAACCCAAGTGCTTCTGATCTTACCAACCTTAGAAATCTTTGGGTAAAAGCTCGTGCAAGTTATTTGATCACTGAAGGTTTCCGTTTTAGCAATGGTCCTATTGATAATGATACAGTACTACAGTGTGATGGAACAGAATGTGAAGGTCTTTTGAATGCTTGGCCTCTCGATGAAGATGCGGTAGATAATTATATCGCAAACGGAGGCAATAGTGTTACCAGCTTCGCTTCGATCTTGGCTAAGATTGGAGATACTTCCTTAGGCGGAGAAGCAGATCCTCAAGCGGATAAGATCGTAATGACCGGATATCATCCAATCGAATATTTACTCTGGGGAAAAGACACTAGCAATACTACAGCAGGCGTTAGGCCAGCCAGTGACTTTGCTGATGCAACTACTAACGGTGCAAGACGCAGACATTATCTAAAAACAATCACCAATAGATTAGCTGTTCACTTAGGTTTGATCAAAGACCAATGGGATCCTGCTCAAACAGGAAACTTTAGGGAGACCTTCTTAGATTCTGCGAATGTAAACACTTCCGTCGGGAATATTTTCCAAGGATTAGGTTCCTTCATGGCAGGAGAATGGGGTGGAGAACGTCTCACTGGCGTGATCGGTGAAACCCAAGAAGAGGAGCACTCTTGTTTCAGCGATACTACTAAAGCGGATTTCTACTATGATGCACAGGGTGTATTGAATATCTGGACCGGAAATTACAGCATCCAAAAAGGTGTAAACATTAGCTCAGGGCCAGGACTTTCCGCTCTATTAAGCTTTAAACAACAAGGCGCAATCCAATCAGAGATCGAAAGTTCCAGAAATCTTTTCTGTATCAATCTTTCCGACACTGAATCCGCGGATCCAAACTTTACCAGCAGTTGTGCTTCCGGAAGTTTAACTCATAGATTCGACCAAGCAATTTCTTCTGCCGATAGCCAACACGGAATATTGGTAAATGTTCAAAGATTGATCGGCTCTACACTGAATAGGGATTTTGTTGCGGCTGCCGCAGCTATAGGATTTTCAGTAGCTCCATAA